The Gemmatimonadaceae bacterium genomic sequence GCATCGGTCCAGCACCAGAGGCCATCGAGCGCGTCTGGCAGCGCCTCGGCGCGCACCGCGTCGCGCATGGCCCGTACGAGCGGGGCGTCGGGCGCCAGATCGAGCGGTGGTTGGGCGCAGATGAGTTGCGCGCGGGCCTGCACCTCCGGGCGCTGCGCCTGTACCGCCGCGATGGCCGCCTCCACTTCACGCAGGGCATCCTCGCCGCGCTCGCCGGGAATGGTGCGTCGCTCGATGCGCAGGGTGCACCGCTCCGCGTAGGTGCTCCACCCGGTACCGCCCTGCACCATGGCGGCATGCAGGCTGGCCCGCCCGAGCAGCGGATGCGTGCGCGTGGCGAGGGTCGTGTGCTCAAAGGCATCGAGGGCGGCCGTGATGAGCGCCGCACCGCGATTGGCATCGGACCCCACGTCGTACCGGCTGCCATGCGCGGCGCGCCCCTGCACGGTGACCTCGACCCACGCAAAGCCCTTGTGGGCCGGCACCACCGCGAGCCGCGTGGGCTCGGTGACGATCGCGCCGGTCGCGCGGAGGCCATTGGCGAGCAGCGCCCGCGTGCCGACGCTTTCGAACTCCTCGTCACACACCGCCGCGATGATGATCTCGCTGCGCAGCGCCTGTCGCGCAGCGGCCCGTGCGGCCGCCACGCACATCGCGGCGATGCCGCCCTTCATGTCGCTCGAGCCGCGCGCGTAGAGATCGCCACCGCGCCGCTCGGGGGTGAAGGGCGCGTGCGTCATCCCGTCCACGCCCACGACATCGAGGTGTCCGTTGAGTACGAGTGGCGACACGCCCACCGGGCCGATGCGCGCGAGCACATTCGGTCGCCCCGGCGCGGCGTCCTGCACGGACACGGCAAAGCCCCAGCCTTCGAGGACCTCGGCGAGAAAGTGCGCGCAGACCGACTCCCCGGGGGCATCGGGGACCAGGCGGGGATTGCGCGAATCCATCGCGCAGAGCGCTTCGGTGAGCGCGACAGGATCGAGCGGGAAGCGTGAGGGCACGCTGCAGTC encodes the following:
- a CDS encoding M20/M25/M40 family metallo-hydrolase, with the translated sequence MPSRFPLDPVALTEALCAMDSRNPRLVPDAPGESVCAHFLAEVLEGWGFAVSVQDAAPGRPNVLARIGPVGVSPLVLNGHLDVVGVDGMTHAPFTPERRGGDLYARGSSDMKGGIAAMCVAAARAAARQALRSEIIIAAVCDEEFESVGTRALLANGLRATGAIVTEPTRLAVVPAHKGFAWVEVTVQGRAAHGSRYDVGSDANRGAALITAALDAFEHTTLATRTHPLLGRASLHAAMVQGGTGWSTYAERCTLRIERRTIPGERGEDALREVEAAIAAVQAQRPEVQARAQLICAQPPLDLAPDAPLVRAMRDAVRAEALPDALDGLWCWTDAALFAAAGIPALCFGPGDIARAHSATEWVEIAQIEQATAVLERVCSGWGSTAAM